The sequence AAAATAAAAACAGAAACAAATAAAGCAGATGTTTATTTTAAAATAAAATGTGAGGCAGGAACTTATATCCGTTCTATAGCTCGCGATATTTCAGATAAATATTCAACATGCAGATTAATGACTTTAAGAAGAACAGCTGTTGGAGATATAAAAGAAAAAGATGCATTTACCTTAGATGAATTAAAAAAAGCATATTTTGAAGAATACAAGAAAAAAGGAAATGAAAAACCTTTGCGCAAAATAATTAAGCCAGTTGAATATTATGTAAAAAAAGAGATGCCAATAATAACAGTTGATAAAAATGCAGTTGTTCCTTTAATGACTGGGCATGTTTTATACATTCCAGGAATAATAAAAATTAAAGGAGAATTCAAAAAAGGAGAATCAGTAGCGCTTTTCACTGAGAAAAATAAATTAATTGAAATTGCAGAAGCACTTGAAGATTCTGAAACAATAAAGCAATTAAACAAAGGAATAGCAACAAAACCTGTAAGAGTAATTATGAAATGAAATTAAACAGATTCCCAAATCTTATCTTTATCATTATCCCAAAGCTCTTTCATTTTTTCCCTTTGAATATTAAATAAAAATTTTTGTAAATCTATTTCCTCTTGTCTATTAGTATTCATATTATTCACTCTAAGGAGTACCTATTTTTCTTTATATTTTTTTCTTTCTTGTTTTTCTTTCTCTTGTTTTTCTTTCTCTTGTTTTTCTTTCTCTTGTTTTTCTTTCTCTTGTTTTTCTTTCTTGTTTTT comes from Candidatus Micrarchaeia archaeon and encodes:
- a CDS encoding RNA-guided pseudouridylation complex pseudouridine synthase subunit Cbf5, encoding MLTISELINKGIIIIDKSKKTNSHEVSEKVKNILAGVGAEKAGHSGTLDPYVTGVLVIALNDATPLLNYLIKKDKIYEGYLRFSENITKKKAQEIFNNFIGKIEQMPPRKCAVKRQMRKKHIYSFKAYKKIKTETNKADVYFKIKCEAGTYIRSIARDISDKYSTCRLMTLRRTAVGDIKEKDAFTLDELKKAYFEEYKKKGNEKPLRKIIKPVEYYVKKEMPIITVDKNAVVPLMTGHVLYIPGIIKIKGEFKKGESVALFTEKNKLIEIAEALEDSETIKQLNKGIATKPVRVIMK